Proteins from a single region of Undibacterium sp. KW1:
- a CDS encoding type I secretion system permease/ATPase, which translates to MTFKSAFRTVGIFSAIINLLMLAPSLYMLQVYDRVLQSRNEITLLMLTLLMLGAYALMSALEYIRSFVLIRLGAKLDMQMNKRIYTAAFEQNLKRGGGNAGQALQDLTQIRQFLTGAGLFAFFDAPWFPFYLAVIFMFDTYLGLFALAAVIVMVILAYANEVVSKKPLTEANTMAIVSSNLATNNLRNAEVIEAMGMLPNLMSRWFKLHGRFLQLQAEASEKSGIITALSKFVRVSVQSLVLGFGALLVIEGKMSPGMMIAGSILLGKATGPIDQLIGVWKQWSTVKGAYGRLNELLASNPPRQAGMDLPKPLGALSVEGVTAAAPGSTVVVIKGLTMALQPGDVLGVIGPSGSGKSTLARLLVGVWPAAVGKVRLDGADIYQWNKDQLGPNIGYLPQDIELFGGTVAENIARFGEVDSEKVILAAKRAGVHDMILHFPQGYDTRLGDGGAGLSGGQKQRIGLARAMYDDPSMLVLDEPNSNLDDVGEQALVMAVNDLRQRGKTIVLITHRTTILGATTKLLLLRDGVAQAFGPRDQVLAALNQANQQQAQQMQQAQQAAAAQQAAQQAQGGLQSAAAEPPADTQQRINATAAQEE; encoded by the coding sequence ATGACCTTTAAAAGTGCCTTCAGAACCGTTGGCATCTTCAGTGCCATCATCAACTTGTTGATGTTAGCACCTTCCCTGTATATGTTACAGGTTTACGATCGTGTTTTGCAAAGCCGCAACGAAATCACATTGTTGATGTTGACATTGTTGATGTTGGGTGCTTACGCCTTGATGAGTGCGCTTGAATATATCCGTAGTTTTGTATTGATACGTCTGGGTGCCAAGCTTGACATGCAAATGAACAAGCGCATTTATACTGCTGCGTTTGAACAAAACCTGAAGCGTGGTGGCGGTAATGCCGGCCAGGCTTTGCAGGATCTGACACAAATCCGTCAGTTCCTCACAGGTGCAGGCTTGTTTGCTTTCTTCGATGCACCATGGTTCCCATTCTATTTGGCCGTGATCTTCATGTTTGACACTTATCTCGGCTTGTTTGCGCTGGCTGCAGTGATCGTCATGGTGATCCTGGCGTACGCCAATGAAGTGGTTTCCAAAAAACCTTTGACTGAAGCCAATACCATGGCCATCGTCTCCAGCAATCTGGCGACGAATAATCTGCGCAATGCAGAAGTCATTGAAGCCATGGGCATGCTGCCTAACCTGATGTCGCGCTGGTTCAAACTGCATGGCCGTTTCCTGCAATTGCAGGCAGAAGCGAGCGAGAAGTCAGGCATTATCACCGCTTTGAGTAAATTTGTGCGTGTTTCCGTGCAGTCGCTGGTGCTGGGTTTTGGTGCCTTGCTGGTGATTGAAGGCAAGATGTCCCCAGGTATGATGATTGCCGGCTCCATCCTCTTGGGTAAGGCAACTGGTCCTATCGATCAACTGATCGGTGTGTGGAAACAATGGAGCACAGTTAAGGGTGCCTATGGTCGTTTGAATGAATTGCTGGCATCCAATCCACCACGTCAGGCTGGCATGGACTTGCCTAAGCCACTGGGCGCCCTGTCTGTAGAAGGCGTTACCGCCGCTGCACCGGGTTCTACCGTTGTCGTGATCAAAGGTCTGACCATGGCCTTGCAGCCAGGTGACGTACTTGGTGTGATCGGCCCTTCAGGTTCGGGTAAATCCACGCTGGCACGCTTACTGGTCGGCGTCTGGCCTGCTGCAGTTGGTAAAGTGCGTCTCGATGGTGCTGATATCTACCAATGGAACAAAGACCAGCTCGGACCAAATATTGGTTACCTGCCACAAGACATAGAATTGTTTGGCGGCACTGTGGCTGAAAACATCGCCCGTTTTGGTGAAGTGGATTCTGAAAAAGTTATCCTGGCTGCCAAGCGCGCCGGTGTCCATGACATGATCCTGCATTTCCCGCAAGGCTATGACACACGTCTGGGTGACGGTGGCGCTGGCCTCTCTGGTGGCCAGAAACAGCGTATCGGTCTGGCACGTGCCATGTATGACGATCCATCCATGCTGGTGCTTGATGAACCAAATTCCAATCTGGATGATGTCGGTGAACAAGCTCTGGTAATGGCAGTCAATGATTTGCGCCAACGTGGTAAAACAATTGTACTGATCACTCACCGTACGACGATTCTGGGCGCCACCACCAAGCTCTTGTTGTTACGCGATGGTGTAGCCCAGGCCTTTGGTCCGCGTGATCAGGTATTGGCCGCGCTGAATCAGGCAAATCAACAACAGGCACAGCAGATGCAACAAGCTCAGCAAGCTGCAGCAGCACAACAGGCTGCACAGCAGGCTCAGGGCGGTCTGCAATCAGCAGCTGCAGAGCCACCAGCAGATACGCAGCAAAGAATTAATGCAACAGCTGCACAAGAGGAATAA